The Chitinophagales bacterium genomic sequence AGATATTTTTGCATACATGTCAGCAAGTTTGAAAGCGATCGCCTGGAAATTGGCTATCGGCTGGTCAAATTGCTCACGTTCTTTTGAATATTTAAGAGAAGCTTCATAAGCACCCTGTGCTATACCCAGTGCCAGCGATGCGATAGAGATACGTCCGCCATCCAGGACTTTCATAGCCTGTCGGAAACCGTCACCTACTTCGCCCATGCGCTGTGCGTCTGATATGCGGCAGTTGTCAAATACTAATTCTGTTGTCTCTGAAGCACGCATGCCCAGCTTGTTCTCTTTTTTGCCGGCAGAGAAGCCCGGAGTACCACGCTCTACGATAAAAGCAGTTACATTGCTTTTGGCACGTGGTTCGCCTGTACGTGCAAGAACTACTGCCACGTTACCACTCTTACCGTGGGTGATCCAGTTTTTAGTACCATTCAAAACCCACTCATCACCATCTTTCACAGCAGTGCAGCGCATATTGCCCGCATCGCTGCCTGTATTGGCTTCAGTAAGTCCCCATGCACCTATCCATTCGCCCGATGCCAGTTTGGGAAGATATTTTTTCTTCTGCTCTTCATTGCCGAAGTACAGGATGTGTCCTGTGCATAATGAGTTGTGTGCAGCTACCGAAAGACCGATAGAGCCACATACTTTAGCTATCTCGCTCACAACAGTAACATACTCAAAGTAGCTAAGTCCGGAACCTCCATATTCTGTAGGAACCAGTACACCCATCAGGCCCAGTTCCCCCATTTTGTGGAACAACTCAACAGGAAATATCTGTTCTTCGTCCCACTTCATCATGTCCGGACGGATGTGTTTATTCGCAAAGTCGCGGATCATATCAGCGATCTGCAATTGGGTATCTGTGTATTGAAAATCCATAAAATATTATATGTCCAAAATCTGTCCGCAATTTTACGAACTTTTTGCCAACAGTCCATATTTACGTGCAATATGTTGTGTCATCTAAGGCAGTTCTGTTATTATATATGTGTGTTATTTCTATGCGTAGTGCTACTCAAGAACCGTTCTTTGCAACAACATCTCTTTGGTATCCTGTTTGAATCTGTACACTTCAAACACTTGTTCCATATTGGTAAATTTACCCAGTTTGCGTCTTTGCGCTAATATTCGATGCGAGAGACCCTTACCTATACCTGGCAGGGCAATAAGTTCAAGAGAGTCTGCTGTGTTCAGATTCAGTTTTGATGTTACAGGCTGTTGGTAGTATTGTGTATTCAGGTTTACTACCTTTTTTTTATCCGGTATGGCTACTTGTTGTAGTTCCACTTTATCAGGATGCACCCACAAGTGCATGGTGGCTTTCACGATTATCAAAACCAGTATCAGTAGCAGCAGTGCTATAATACCCATGCGTTCTGTTCGGGTAAAGCTGGTGTATGACCGGAAGTGGTTTTTCATGCGTAGGGTAAAGCTACAAATTACCTGTTATATGAGGTCGCTGGAAAGGGGCAGTCACTATTCTTTTGCACTTTCCCGCATTGCTTTTTTCTGTGCAGGGGTAGGCGCTGGTGTCCATGAGTTATCATATGGTTTGAAGACGGGGTTCTTCAGTAGCTCATCTACTTCAATTTTACCGTCCATATAGTCCGCCAGCGATTGAAAAGCTGATTTGTTCTCTTTTTTGAATACCAGCAATGCAGCATTAGCCCCAGCTTTGGTAGCAATCGGCACGCCACCACCCAGCTCTGCCCAATGCCCTGCTAGCAACAGGTTCTTTACCGGGGTCTGGTAATGGGCAACCTTACTTTGCATATTCTTTTTGCCGGGGCGTGCGCCCATCATAGTACCGCCTTTGTTGCCGGTGTATCGCCAGTGTGTAACGGGAGTGGCCACATCGTAGAACAGGATATGGCTGCGCAATCCCGGAGCAAGTTCTTTTTCTACCCGGTCAATTATTATTTCTGCTATAGCGGTTTTATTATTCTTATATGCTTCGCCACGTACATAGTTACCCTTTTCGTCTTTCTCAGTATGCCATTCGTTATACTGGTGCATAAGCGCTGGCATAAAGAGTGTCAGTGTTCCATTGCCTTCAGGGGCCAACGTTTTGTCGCGGCAAGAGGGGGCAAGTATGATAAGTTCACTCTTGTGTGGGTCGCCGCTGCTGTGTTCCGCACGCGGTATGTTCTCGCTGCCGATGTGTACCATTTCTTCACCAAAG encodes the following:
- a CDS encoding helix-hairpin-helix domain-containing protein produces the protein MKNHFRSYTSFTRTERMGIIALLLLILVLIIVKATMHLWVHPDKVELQQVAIPDKKKVVNLNTQYYQQPVTSKLNLNTADSLELIALPGIGKGLSHRILAQRRKLGKFTNMEQVFEVYRFKQDTKEMLLQRTVLE
- a CDS encoding acyl-CoA dehydrogenase family protein, which encodes MDFQYTDTQLQIADMIRDFANKHIRPDMMKWDEEQIFPVELFHKMGELGLMGVLVPTEYGGSGLSYFEYVTVVSEIAKVCGSIGLSVAAHNSLCTGHILYFGNEEQKKKYLPKLASGEWIGAWGLTEANTGSDAGNMRCTAVKDGDEWVLNGTKNWITHGKSGNVAVVLARTGEPRAKSNVTAFIVERGTPGFSAGKKENKLGMRASETTELVFDNCRISDAQRMGEVGDGFRQAMKVLDGGRISIASLALGIAQGAYEASLKYSKEREQFDQPIANFQAIAFKLADMYAKISAAEALIYQAADMKNRGVSMTKESAMAKYYASEISVEIATDAVQIFGGYGYTKDFPVEKYYRDSKLCTIGEGTSEIQKLVISRNILNS